A single Silvibacterium dinghuense DNA region contains:
- a CDS encoding M3 family metallopeptidase: protein MTETTLSPHPWNLETRADGSASPEALEAWVQARLVRHRDAIARLLAVPGPRTVENTLRPYDDAVAELSATATQTGLLDSVHPQKEIRDKAQALAQVISQAGVELGLNQAVYQALNEIDSESTDAATQHYLKRTLLQYRLAGVDKDEATRTRLRELQDKATVLALTFGRNVQENVNTVVVEDAAELDGLPADYLAAHPAGEDGKITLTTDYPDYLPVMTFAKSAKLRRSMYLAFNTRAFPQNREVLLDLLKIRKEIAGLLGFKTWADLATADQMMGSAENMRQFLEELDTASRAGAEKEFAMIAEFARVEQKLESNDAEIDAASRGYWLEQYRRAAFEFDSQSVRPYFPYDRVEQGVLSTAARLFQVEFRPVADAPVWHPDVVTYDVYDRDTQIGRFYLDMHPREGKDKWFSAHPLIPGIVDHPDGRQIPEAALICNFPGGPSSAKTGDPGLMQHSDVVTYFHEFGHLMHALLGGHQSWAGLSGIATEGDFVEVPSQMLEEFFRDPRLLATFALHYETDEPIPAELVLRMNRAGAFGRADWVRTQLFYTTYSLETHALDPETLDLDHLLHSLYARFLPYVWIDGNRMYASFTHLVGYSSNYYTYLYDKVIALDFFAQFARTNLLDDPIAMKYRRTVLEPGGSMPGEDIVLRFLGRRQSADAFVHWVGEEFQAAATVYE, encoded by the coding sequence GTGACCGAAACGACTCTCTCCCCTCATCCCTGGAATCTTGAGACCCGCGCTGACGGGTCGGCCTCACCGGAAGCGCTCGAAGCCTGGGTGCAGGCCCGGCTTGTCCGGCATCGCGACGCCATTGCGCGGCTGCTTGCCGTTCCGGGGCCGCGCACCGTCGAAAACACGCTGCGCCCCTATGACGACGCCGTTGCCGAGCTCTCGGCCACAGCCACACAGACCGGCCTGCTCGACAGCGTCCACCCGCAAAAGGAGATTCGGGACAAGGCGCAGGCCCTGGCCCAGGTCATTTCCCAGGCCGGCGTCGAACTGGGACTGAACCAGGCCGTCTACCAGGCGCTGAACGAGATCGATTCCGAAAGCACGGATGCGGCCACGCAGCACTATCTGAAGCGCACGCTGCTCCAGTACCGCCTGGCTGGTGTGGATAAGGACGAGGCCACCCGCACTCGCCTGCGCGAGCTGCAGGACAAGGCGACCGTCCTCGCCCTCACTTTCGGCCGTAATGTTCAGGAGAACGTCAACACCGTCGTCGTGGAGGACGCGGCCGAGCTGGACGGTCTGCCTGCCGATTACCTTGCCGCGCATCCGGCCGGCGAAGACGGCAAGATCACCCTCACCACCGATTATCCCGACTACCTGCCGGTGATGACATTTGCAAAGTCGGCCAAACTGCGCCGCAGCATGTACCTGGCCTTCAATACCCGCGCCTTTCCGCAGAATCGCGAAGTGCTGCTCGACCTGCTGAAGATCCGCAAAGAGATTGCCGGGCTGCTGGGCTTCAAAACCTGGGCCGACCTGGCCACTGCCGACCAGATGATGGGCTCGGCCGAGAACATGCGCCAGTTCCTTGAAGAGCTCGACACGGCCAGCCGCGCCGGAGCCGAGAAGGAATTTGCCATGATCGCGGAGTTCGCCCGCGTCGAGCAGAAGCTCGAGTCGAACGATGCTGAGATCGATGCCGCGAGCCGTGGCTACTGGCTGGAGCAGTATCGCCGCGCGGCCTTCGAGTTCGACTCGCAGTCCGTCCGTCCTTATTTCCCCTACGACCGTGTCGAGCAAGGCGTGCTTTCGACCGCCGCGCGGCTCTTCCAGGTCGAGTTCCGACCCGTGGCCGATGCCCCGGTCTGGCATCCGGACGTCGTCACCTATGACGTGTATGACCGGGATACGCAGATCGGCCGCTTCTATCTCGACATGCACCCGCGCGAGGGCAAGGACAAGTGGTTCTCCGCGCATCCTCTGATCCCCGGCATTGTCGATCATCCCGATGGCCGCCAGATTCCCGAGGCCGCGCTGATCTGCAACTTCCCCGGCGGGCCGTCCTCGGCAAAGACCGGCGACCCGGGGCTCATGCAGCACTCCGACGTGGTGACGTATTTCCATGAGTTCGGCCACCTGATGCACGCGCTGCTCGGCGGGCACCAGAGCTGGGCCGGGCTGAGCGGCATCGCCACCGAGGGCGACTTCGTCGAGGTGCCTTCACAGATGCTCGAGGAGTTCTTCCGCGATCCGCGCCTGCTGGCTACCTTTGCGCTGCACTATGAGACGGATGAGCCCATCCCTGCCGAGCTGGTGCTGCGCATGAACCGCGCCGGAGCCTTCGGCCGCGCTGACTGGGTGCGCACGCAGCTCTTCTATACGACCTATTCGCTCGAAACGCACGCGCTCGATCCGGAAACGCTCGATCTCGACCACCTGCTGCACTCGCTCTATGCGCGCTTCCTGCCGTATGTGTGGATCGATGGCAACCGCATGTACGCGAGCTTTACGCACCTGGTCGGCTACTCGTCGAACTACTACACCTATCTCTATGACAAGGTGATCGCGCTCGACTTCTTCGCGCAGTTCGCGCGGACCAACCTGCTCGACGACCCGATTGCGATGAAGTATCGCCGGACGGTACTCGAGCCCGGCGGCTCGATGCCGGGGGAGGATATTGTGCTGCGCTTCCTCGGCCGCAGGCAGTCGGCGGATGCGTTCGTGCACTGGGTCGGCGAGGAGTTTCAGGCTGCCGCTACGGTGTACGAATAA
- a CDS encoding SDR family NAD(P)-dependent oxidoreductase, whose product MTASAILSKTYKGKWALVTGASAGIGVALAEDLAAAGANLVLTARRVDRLEALAQRLQEQHGIQTRVIPADLADPAAPQQLYEATEGQGLEIDLLINNAGFGYLGEFLRSDLAFQRTMVDVNCAAVVDLTHRYLPGMVKRRRGDILILASTAAYQPVAYMATYAATKVFDRYFAEALAEEVGRYGVRVSALCPGPTESEFGQVAGSRKEEKRKYQPAAEVARLGLEGLVQGKTWVIPYSGGRIQVFAQRFVPRRIITKAAEKMFRPDTVK is encoded by the coding sequence ATGACAGCATCCGCAATCCTCAGCAAGACGTATAAGGGCAAATGGGCGCTGGTTACCGGCGCGAGCGCGGGCATTGGCGTAGCTTTGGCCGAGGATCTGGCCGCGGCCGGCGCGAACCTTGTGCTCACGGCACGCCGCGTCGATCGCCTTGAAGCCCTGGCCCAGCGTCTGCAGGAACAGCACGGCATCCAGACCCGCGTGATCCCCGCCGATCTTGCCGACCCGGCGGCGCCGCAACAGCTCTACGAGGCGACCGAGGGCCAGGGACTGGAGATCGACCTGCTCATCAACAATGCAGGCTTCGGCTACCTCGGCGAATTCCTCCGCTCCGACCTCGCCTTCCAGCGCACGATGGTCGATGTGAACTGCGCTGCCGTCGTCGACCTCACGCACCGCTATCTGCCCGGCATGGTGAAGCGCCGCCGGGGCGACATCCTCATTCTTGCCTCGACTGCCGCATATCAGCCGGTCGCCTACATGGCCACGTATGCGGCCACGAAGGTCTTCGACCGCTACTTTGCCGAAGCCCTCGCCGAAGAAGTGGGACGTTACGGCGTGCGCGTCAGCGCGCTGTGCCCTGGTCCCACGGAATCCGAGTTCGGCCAGGTCGCCGGCTCACGCAAGGAAGAGAAGCGCAAGTACCAGCCCGCCGCCGAAGTGGCTCGCCTGGGCCTCGAAGGCCTGGTGCAAGGCAAGACCTGGGTCATCCCCTACTCCGGTGGTCGCATTCAGGTCTTCGCGCAGCGCTTCGTGCCGCGCCGCATCATCACCAAGGCCGCAGAGAAGATGTTCCGACCGGACACCGTGAAATAG